One Solanum pennellii chromosome 9, SPENNV200 DNA segment encodes these proteins:
- the LOC107031722 gene encoding UDP-glucuronic acid decarboxylase 2-like has product MTSELIYRGPESVPVTDGYTPKPHKPWFTVIRPLRYLLREQRIVFLFAGIAIASLIFAFLPSSRSSGGSSYANTGIYDSYLPSESTESQVAHRMIYQNRVGFGSINSGGKIPLGLKRKVLRIVVTGGAGFVGSHLVDRLIARGDSVIVVDNFFTGRKENVMHHFGNPRFELIRHDVVEPLLLEVDQIYHLACPASPVHYKHNPVKTIKTNVVGTLNMLGLAKRVGARFLLTSTSEVYGDPLEHPQKETYWGNVNPIGVRSCYDEGKRTAETLTMDYHRGAEVEVRIARIFNTYGPRMCIDDGRVVSNFVAQALRKEPLTVYGDGKQTRSFQFVSDLVEGLMRLMEGEHVGPFNLGNPGEFTMLELAKVVQETIDPNAQIVHKPNTEDDPHKRKPDISKAKELLGWEPKVALRNGLPMMVQDFRQRIFGDHKEESAKITTA; this is encoded by the exons atgacTTCCGAATTGATTTATCGTGGACCGGAATCAGTTCCGGTGACCGACGGTTACACTCCCAAACCACATAAACCATGGTTTACTGTAATTCGTCCCCTTCGTTACTTGCTCCGAGAACAGAGAATTGTTTTTCTATTCGCAGGCATTGCTATCGCTTCTCTAATTTTTGCTTTTTTACCGTCTTCTCGTTCCTCCGGAGGATCGAGCTACGCTAACACCGGGATCTACGATTCGTACTTACCGTCGGAGTCGACTGAGTCTCAGGTGGCTCACCGTATGATCTATCAGAATCGGGTCGGGTTCGGGTCGATTAATTCCGGTGGGAAGATCCCGTTGGGATTAAAGCGGAAGGTTTTGAGGATTGTGGTGACTGGTGGTGCTGGTTTTGTTGGTAGTCATTTAGTGGATCGTTTGATTGCTAGAGGTGATAGTGTGATCGTCGTTGATAATTTCTTCACCGGACGGAAAGAGAATGTTATGCATCATTTTGGTAACCCTAGGTTTGAGCTTATTAGACATGATGTTGTTGAGCCACTTTTGCTTGAAGTTGACCAGATCTATCATCTCGCTTGCCCTGCTTCTCCTGTTCATTACAAGCATAATCCCGTCAAAACTATT AAGACTAATGTAGTTGGTACTTTGAACATGCTGGGATTGGCTAAAAGAGTCGGTGCGAGGTTTTTGCTAACCAGCACTAGCGAAGTGTACGGTGATCCTTTAGAACATCCACAGAAGGAGACATACTGGGGCAATGTTAATCCTATTG GTGTCCGAAGTTGCTACGATGAGGGAAAACGAACAGCTGAAACATTGACGATGGATTATCACAGAGGTGCAGAAGTTGag GTGAGAATTGCTAGGATCTTTAACACTTATGGACCTCGTATGTGTATTGATGATGGTCGGGTTGTCAGCAACTTTGTCGCTCAG GCTTTAAGGAAAGAGCCTTTGACAGTTTATGGTGATGGGAAACAAACAAGAAGTTTCCAATTTGTTTCAGATCTG GTTGAAGGCTTAATGCGGTTGATGGAAGGAGAACATGTCGGACCCTTCAACCTCGGAAACCCTGGTGAATTCACAATGCTTGAACTTGCTAAG GTGGTCCAGGAAACCATTGACCCAAATGCACAGATTGTACACAAACCAAACACAGAAGATGACCCACACAAGCGAAAACCTGATATCTCAAAGGCTAAAGAGTTACTTGGTTGGGAACCGAAAGTGGCTCTTAGAAATGGTTTACCTATGATGGTTCAAGACTTCAGGCAACGTATTTTCGGTGATCACAAAGAAGAAAGTGCAAAGATCACCACAGCTTAA